Proteins co-encoded in one Jeotgalibacillus malaysiensis genomic window:
- a CDS encoding MFS transporter gives MAGKKLKNRWLIAASAVGIHISIGSVYSWSVFSNPLNEKHGWAASDIALIFSIAILFLGLSAAFMGHFVEKHGPRKSGMIAAISFGLGMIGSGFADGIGNLYLLYFFYGVLGGIGLGIGYITPVSTLVKWFPDRRGLATGLAIMGFGFASMIASPVMEALINNIGISGTFYLLGAIYFVVMFSSSLYLEKPPADYVPKGMTQEEKKEKEENKDTGDLAQLTANEAVKTVRFWALWIMLFINVTCGIAIISVASPMAQSIAGMTAGAAAIMVGIMGVFNGLGRLGWASASDYIGRPNTYTTFFVLQIAAFVLLPNVTNALIFQILIFVILSCYGGGFASIPAFIGDLFGTKQLGAIHGYILTAWAAAGLVGPSVVTRIEEATNSYALTMYIFTGAFVVALIVSLLIRVNIKKIREENAAPAEATS, from the coding sequence ATGGCTGGAAAAAAGCTTAAAAACCGCTGGCTGATTGCTGCGTCAGCGGTAGGAATTCATATTTCAATCGGTTCTGTTTATTCATGGAGTGTATTTTCAAACCCATTAAATGAAAAGCATGGGTGGGCAGCAAGTGATATTGCCCTGATTTTTAGTATCGCAATCTTATTTTTAGGTCTTTCAGCTGCTTTTATGGGACACTTTGTTGAAAAACATGGTCCAAGAAAATCCGGAATGATTGCAGCAATCAGTTTTGGACTCGGGATGATCGGGTCTGGATTTGCAGATGGAATCGGAAATCTGTACTTGCTGTATTTCTTTTATGGTGTACTTGGTGGTATTGGACTAGGGATCGGTTATATTACACCGGTTTCTACACTGGTCAAATGGTTCCCGGACAGACGCGGACTGGCAACTGGTCTTGCCATCATGGGGTTTGGTTTTGCGTCAATGATTGCAAGTCCGGTTATGGAAGCGTTAATTAACAACATCGGTATTTCAGGAACATTTTATTTACTTGGTGCCATCTATTTTGTAGTTATGTTCAGTTCTTCTCTTTATCTTGAAAAACCACCTGCTGATTATGTGCCTAAGGGTATGACGCAGGAAGAAAAGAAAGAAAAAGAGGAAAACAAAGATACTGGAGATCTTGCTCAACTGACAGCAAATGAAGCTGTTAAGACAGTTCGTTTCTGGGCGCTGTGGATTATGCTTTTCATCAATGTAACATGCGGAATCGCCATTATCTCAGTAGCTTCTCCAATGGCTCAATCCATTGCAGGTATGACCGCTGGAGCAGCTGCTATAATGGTAGGGATCATGGGTGTGTTTAACGGGCTTGGAAGGCTTGGGTGGGCTTCCGCTTCAGATTATATCGGCCGCCCTAATACGTATACTACATTTTTTGTTTTACAAATCGCAGCATTTGTTCTCTTACCAAACGTCACAAATGCGCTTATTTTCCAGATTTTAATTTTCGTTATCCTGTCTTGTTATGGTGGAGGCTTTGCTTCAATTCCTGCATTCATTGGAGACCTGTTTGGTACAAAACAGCTTGGTGCGATCCACGGCTACATTTTAACAGCCTGGGCAGCAGCTGGCCTTGTCGGACCTAGCGTTGTAACGAGAATCGAAGAAGCAACGAACAGCTATGCCCTGACCATGTACATTTTTACAGGTGCATTCGTCGTCGCATTAATTGTATCTCTGCTGATCCGTGTTAATATTAAGAAAATACGTGAAGAAAATGCTGCACCGGCTGAAGCAACAAGCTGA
- a CDS encoding formate dehydrogenase accessory protein FdhD, whose amino-acid sequence MSADSVKKRKILKVTDGEASWVEDSIVTEQVLTIKLNGEEFVTVVCSPEYMEDLAVGYLTAEGVIRSAKDISSVRLDQKGGFIHVMADHLNPLYGSLQNKRYITSCCGGSRQGFVFASDAMTAKTMTEQSVKLKPEQCFNLMKKLQHSADTFKETGGVHNAALCTEDDIVLSRMDIGRHNALDKIYGHCLRNDISVKNKVIVFSGRLSSEILLKVAKIGCEMVISKSAPTERALDLAEELNMTTVGFVRGNSFNVYTCPERIRLKEAPVY is encoded by the coding sequence ATGAGCGCTGATTCCGTGAAAAAAAGAAAGATTTTAAAAGTAACAGATGGGGAAGCATCTTGGGTGGAAGATTCAATTGTCACTGAGCAGGTGCTGACGATCAAACTGAATGGAGAGGAATTTGTCACTGTTGTCTGTTCCCCTGAATATATGGAGGATCTTGCTGTAGGATACCTGACAGCAGAGGGCGTTATCCGTTCAGCAAAAGATATCAGCTCGGTCAGATTGGATCAAAAAGGCGGATTTATTCATGTGATGGCTGATCACCTTAATCCACTCTATGGTTCTCTGCAAAATAAACGCTACATCACATCATGCTGCGGAGGAAGCCGTCAGGGGTTTGTCTTTGCAAGTGATGCAATGACCGCAAAAACTATGACGGAGCAAAGTGTGAAATTAAAACCTGAACAATGTTTTAATCTCATGAAAAAGCTGCAGCATTCCGCCGACACCTTTAAAGAAACAGGGGGCGTGCATAATGCGGCATTATGTACAGAAGATGACATTGTCCTGAGCCGGATGGATATCGGTCGTCACAATGCGCTCGATAAAATATACGGACACTGCCTGCGCAACGATATTTCCGTTAAAAACAAAGTCATCGTCTTCAGTGGCAGACTGTCATCTGAAATCCTCCTCAAGGTCGCAAAAATCGGCTGCGAGATGGTTATCTCAAAATCAGCTCCAACCGAACGCGCACTGGATCTCGCAGAAGAACTGAACATGACCACCGTCGGCTTTGTCAGAGGAAACTCTTTCAACGTCTACACATGTCCTGAGAGAATCCGTCTGAAAGAAGCGCCTGTGTATTAA